A genomic region of Zygotorulaspora mrakii chromosome 7, complete sequence contains the following coding sequences:
- the AIT1 gene encoding Ait1p (similar to Saccharomyces cerevisiae YDL180W; ancestral locus Anc_7.291): MVRIDHAASYFMPMFCSAKPYVVILSTLATILLFAAMYMTSHILSNQYDDPNLFKPNSQDYFRTSLLGIFSPVLYYFIKTFLFNVKKKYPILNLLVDFPLNDWFILLIIVCLAYPQLEQYDIAADTLLWHILPRQSYLFGIAWSLGEFIICVIGNIFSYQEVPMRNKSNGNSSNIMNNDDIFYEGNADIDNDGSFLQRDKITLSKCIGVRRNSSSISQNVYCPENDFKKHLHVYSTDYGSLKHGENNSNLEDTLVMVDPTDNSLRLASLDLEEDTARGLIPSTAKTQFGNRTSNGTRGNVKYFPPINNKRDLFIGIGLLLLVVISNILLTIGQCLITSIYFIYVPGHKELFTRIVNYFGRRTLKYFLMVVVIPFSTLNLLANGMIYMWRDSNFQCSAAVNPDFLSRTYSNSIRNHHDYYESGSSLHQSRQGSITISDLASQQDPSSLMLIPSPLDYPHHYGSNLDDYEAFSPRVLGRVRNIICSWRKVAVKDSFVLTSMFIWGMVIFITGIRSTITF, encoded by the coding sequence TCATATTTTATGCCGATGTTTTGTTCTGCGAAACCGTATGTCGTTATTTTGTCTACCCTGGCTACTATCCTTCTCTTTGCGGCAATGTACATGACGTCTCATATTCTCAGTAATCAATATGACGATCCGAATTTATTTAAACCTAATTCGCAAGATTATTTCAGAACTTCACTATTAggaattttttcacctgTATTATACTATTTCATAAAgacatttcttttcaatgtaaaaaagaagtatCCGATCCTAAATCTTCTGGTCGATTTCCCTTTGAATGACTGGttcattcttttgataatcgTTTGCCTAGCATATCCACAGCTCGAACAATATGATATAGCAGCAGACACACTCTTGTGGCATATATTGCCTAGGCAGTCATATCTTTTTGGAATTGCTTGGTCGTTAGGTGAATTTATCATATGTGTTATTGGTAATATCTTCAGTTATCAGGAGGTTCCTATGAGGAACAAAAGCAACGGCAATAGCTCAAACATTATGAATAATGATGACATTTTCTATGAAGGTAATGCAGATATAGATAATGATGGTTCTTTCTTACAGAGGGATAAGATCACTTTGTCAAAATGTATCGGAGTTAGACGAAATTCGTCATCGATATCTCAAAATGTTTATTGCCCCgaaaatgatttcaaaaagcatcTGCATGTTTATTCTACTGATTATGGGTCACTCAAGCATGGCGAAAATAACAGTAACCTGGAGGATACTTTAGTAATGGTTGATCCCACTGATAATTCTTTGAGGTTAGCTTCTTTAGACCTAGAAGAGGACACTGCAAGAGGACTCATCCCTTCGACAGCCAAAACACAATTCGGAAATAGAACTAGCAATGGTACCAGAGGCAACGTGAAATATTTTCCTCCGATAAATAACAAAAGGGATCTATTCATAGGGATAGGGTTATTGTTACTAGTCGTGATTAGTAACATTTTACTAACCATAGGCCAATGTTTGATTACTTCAATCTACTTCATATACGTACCAGGTCATAAAGAGCTCTTCACACGCATAGTTAATTATTTTGGCAGAAGGACGCTAAAATATTTTCTAATGGTTGTTGTCATCCCTTTTAGCACACTAAATCTTCTTGCCAATGGAATGATTTACATGTGGAGGGATAGCAACTTTCAATGCTCAGCTGCTGTTAACCCAGATTTCCTTTCAAGAACGTACTCCAATAGTATAAGAAATCACCATGATTACTACGAGTCGGGTTCCTCCCTGCACCAGTCAAGACAGGGCTCGATTACTATTTCTGATTTGGCGTCCCAACAAGATCCATCCTCATTGATGCTTATACCGTCTCCATTAGACTATCCTCATCATTACGGCTCCAATTTAGACGATTACGAAGCTTTTTCGCCAAGAGTTCTGGGACGCGTTAGAAACATTATCTGTTCATGGCGTAAAGTTGCCGTTAAGGACTCCTTTGTGCTTACGTCGATGTTCATCTGGGGCATGGTAATTTTCATTACCGGTATAAGGAGTACTATCACCTTTTGA
- the VCX1 gene encoding Vcx1p (similar to Saccharomyces cerevisiae VCX1 (YDL128W); ancestral locus Anc_7.290), with protein sequence MDSTQPLLNRSLSRASRTGTLTTWECAKKDIELIFLSSPVNVLLLFVPLGLIWGYGQMSHTWSFVFNFLAIVPLAAVLANATEQLADKAGSTIGGLLNATFGNAVELIVSVIALREGQVRIVQASMLGSLLSNLLLVLGFCFVFGGYNGLQQSFNQTAAQTMSSLLAISCASLLIPAAFRATIPHSKEDWVIEDKILALSRYTSIILLIVYVLFLVFQLGSHHMIFEQQEEETDEIISQYSRKGSHHELSIKSALIILLGATILVSICADFLVGTIDNVVASTGLSKTFIGLIIIPIVGNAAEHVTSVMVAMKNKMDLAISVAVGSSLQIALMVTPFMVLVGWVIDVPMTLNFSTFETTTLFISIFLSNYLILDGESNWLEGVMALAMYILIAMAFFFYPDEPMPSQVAEQVIKSVL encoded by the coding sequence atggattcTACGCAACCTTTACTTAATCGGAGTTTAAGCAGAGCTTCCCGCACAGGCACACTAACCACATGGGAATGCGCAAAGAAGGATAttgaattgatttttttatcttctccCGTTAATGTTTTACTTTTGTTTGTGCCATTGGGTTTGATATGGGGTTATGGTCAGATGTCTCATACATGGAGCTTCGTCTTTAATTTCTTGGCGATAGTTCCCCTTGCTGCCGTATTGGCGAATGCCACTGAACAGTTGGCCGACAAAGCTGGCAGTACAATTGGCGGTCTTTTGAATGCTACGTTTGGTAATGCTGTTGAATTAATTGTCTCTGTAATTGCGTTGAGAGAGGGTCAAGTCAGAATTGTCCAAGCTTCAATGTTAGGTAGTCTACTGTCAAATCTGTTACTGGTTCTAGGATTTTGCTTTGTCTTTGGTGGATACAATGGTTTACAACAGTCGTTCAATCAAACTGCTGCCCAGACAATGTCCTCCTTATTGGCTATCTCTTGTGCTTCTTTGCTAATTCCTGCCGCCTTCAGAGCAACCATTCCCCACAGCAAGGAAGATTGGGTTATTGAAGATAAAATTCTGGCATTATCAAGATATACCTCTATTATCCTTCTAATCGTCTatgttttatttttggttttcCAATTGGGGAGTCATCATATGATTTTCGAAcaacaagaagaagaaactgaCGAAATTATCAGCCaatattcaagaaaggGTTCTCATCACGAACTAAGTATCAAGTCGGCCTTGATTATTCTACTAGGTGCAACAATTCTGGTTTCTATTTGTGCCGATTTCCTAGTTGGTACGATAGATAATGTTGTCGCATCCACCGGTTTATCCAAGACCTTCATCGGTTTGATTATTATCCCAATTGTTGGTAATGCAGCTGAGCACGTTACATCCGTGATGGTTGCCATGAAAAACAAGATGGATTTAGCAATTAGCGTTGCCGTCGGCTCCTCATTACAGATCGCTCTTATGGTGACACCTTTCATGGTGTTAGTTGGCTGGGTGATTGATGTGCCAATGACCCTGAACTTCTCTACTTTCGAAACCACAACTTTATTCATCTCTATCTTCTTGTCGAATTACTTGATTTTAGACGGTGAATCAAATTGGCTAGAAGGTGTTATGGCACTAGCCATGTATATTCTAATTGCCATGGCCTTCTTCTTCTACCCCGATGAACCAATGCCTTCTCAGGTGGCTGAACAAGTGATTAAATCAGTATTGTGA